A portion of the Achromobacter sp. MFA1 R4 genome contains these proteins:
- a CDS encoding TRAP transporter small permease subunit translates to MTQTEHFRLLGGLLRRAESFSRAAVWAGGALTVASVLLISFDVLARKFLGFTTGGADELSSYAFAISTSWALAFATLQRANVRVDVLYQHLPVRLSAVLDWLSIVALAVFMVFLTYYAYDVVVTSWTQKSTANTPLATPLWIPQGLWMLGLGWMCITVALMLARASAALVTGDIELVKQICGVRSAQEEAEEEAAAGERMVKGESA, encoded by the coding sequence ATGACTCAAACCGAACACTTCCGCCTGCTAGGCGGCCTGTTGCGGCGCGCCGAGAGCTTTTCGCGCGCGGCCGTATGGGCCGGCGGCGCCCTGACGGTCGCCAGCGTGCTGCTGATCTCCTTTGACGTGCTGGCCCGTAAATTCCTGGGCTTCACGACCGGCGGCGCGGACGAACTGTCCAGCTACGCTTTCGCGATCAGCACGTCCTGGGCGCTGGCCTTTGCGACGCTGCAACGCGCCAACGTGCGCGTCGACGTGCTGTACCAACACCTGCCCGTCCGACTGTCGGCCGTGCTGGACTGGCTTTCCATCGTGGCGCTGGCCGTCTTCATGGTGTTCCTGACCTACTACGCCTACGACGTGGTGGTGACGTCCTGGACCCAGAAGTCCACCGCCAACACGCCGCTGGCCACGCCGCTGTGGATTCCGCAGGGCCTGTGGATGCTGGGCCTGGGCTGGATGTGCATCACGGTCGCGCTGATGCTGGCGCGCGCCTCTGCCGCCCTGGTCACGGGCGACATCGAACTGGTCAAGCAGATCTGCGGCGTGCGCTCCGCGCAGGAAGAGGCCGAAGAAGAAGCCGCCGCCGGCGAGCGCATGGTCAAGGGAGAATCCGCATGA
- a CDS encoding DMT family transporter, producing MSPADNGRPRPGASAARGPMIGVLLLVLSMWTLSCLDASGKWVMDAGVPLLVLSWFRYAIHLVLVLALVLPARGTAVLRSKKPREQLVRGGSMFLATLMFFTTLSYIPQAEATSINFLAPLLVLSLAPWILNEPARLSRFVAAGIAFVGVLIVIRPGGGLHPIGTIFGLLTACCFTAQFIATRRVAGDDPFTSLIWSGAVGTVCLTVTLPFILPPALPVLQGLSTLDWIVLISTGVTGGLGHLFQIAAYRRAPASTLAPFIYLQIISAASVGWLVWGHFPDALTWLGIAIICASGMGIGLVEWRRSRAQGAVPAGSAAGKTAAR from the coding sequence ATGTCCCCGGCCGATAACGGTCGCCCGCGCCCCGGCGCATCCGCCGCGCGCGGCCCGATGATCGGTGTGCTGCTGCTGGTGCTGTCGATGTGGACCCTGTCCTGCCTGGACGCCAGCGGCAAGTGGGTCATGGATGCGGGCGTGCCGCTCCTGGTGCTGTCCTGGTTTCGTTATGCCATTCACCTGGTGCTGGTGCTGGCACTGGTCCTGCCGGCCCGCGGCACCGCCGTGCTGCGCAGCAAGAAGCCGCGCGAGCAGCTCGTGCGCGGCGGCTCGATGTTCCTGGCCACGCTCATGTTCTTTACGACGCTGAGCTACATCCCGCAGGCCGAGGCCACGTCCATCAACTTCCTGGCGCCGCTGCTGGTGCTGTCGCTGGCGCCCTGGATCCTGAACGAACCCGCGCGCCTGTCGCGCTTCGTCGCCGCGGGCATTGCCTTCGTCGGCGTGCTCATCGTCATCCGTCCCGGCGGCGGGCTGCATCCCATCGGAACGATCTTCGGGCTGTTGACGGCCTGTTGCTTTACCGCGCAATTCATCGCCACGCGCCGCGTGGCGGGCGACGACCCGTTCACGTCCCTGATCTGGAGCGGCGCGGTGGGCACCGTGTGCCTGACGGTCACCCTGCCCTTCATCCTGCCGCCCGCCCTGCCCGTGCTGCAGGGCCTGTCCACGCTGGACTGGATCGTGCTGATCTCGACCGGCGTCACCGGCGGCCTGGGCCATCTGTTCCAGATCGCCGCCTACCGCCGCGCCCCGGCTTCCACGCTGGCCCCGTTCATCTACCTGCAGATCATCAGCGCGGCGTCGGTGGGCTGGCTGGTGTGGGGCCACTTCCCGGACGCGCTGACGTGGCTGGGCATCGCGATCATCTGCGCCAGCGGCATGGGCATCGGCCTGGTCGAATGGCGACGCAGCCGCGCCCAGGGCGCCGTCCCGGCCGGTTCCGCCGCCGGCAAGACGGCCGCACGCTGA
- a CDS encoding arylesterase encodes MRLFSRLLLVTAFATASAAPALAQTAAAAQGSAPRTVLVVGDSLSAEYGIKRGTGWVPLLSARISEQYPKFQVVNASISGDTTSGGVARLPALLRQHAPAVVVLELGANDALRGLPLNMTEQNLRTMAQAARKADADVLIVGMQIPPNYGRDYAQRFAAVFSKVAKDEKARLVPFLMEGIATNRAMFQADGIHPNEDAQPQLLDNVWPALRPMLN; translated from the coding sequence ATGCGCCTATTTTCCCGTCTGCTTCTTGTGACTGCCTTTGCGACCGCCTCGGCGGCGCCCGCCCTCGCTCAGACCGCCGCGGCAGCCCAGGGTTCCGCCCCGCGCACCGTGCTGGTGGTGGGCGACAGCCTGTCCGCCGAATACGGCATCAAGCGCGGCACCGGCTGGGTGCCCTTGCTGTCGGCGAGGATCTCCGAACAATACCCGAAGTTCCAGGTCGTCAACGCCAGCATCAGCGGCGACACGACCAGCGGCGGCGTTGCGCGCCTGCCTGCCCTGCTGCGCCAGCATGCGCCGGCCGTGGTGGTGCTGGAGCTGGGCGCCAACGACGCCCTGCGCGGCCTGCCCCTGAACATGACCGAGCAGAATCTGCGCACCATGGCCCAGGCGGCCCGCAAGGCCGATGCCGACGTGCTGATCGTCGGCATGCAGATCCCGCCCAATTACGGCCGGGATTACGCACAGCGCTTCGCGGCCGTGTTTTCCAAGGTCGCCAAAGACGAAAAAGCCCGGCTCGTGCCCTTCCTGATGGAAGGTATTGCAACGAACCGGGCGATGTTCCAGGCTGACGGCATCCATCCGAACGAGGATGCGCAGCCTCAACTGCTGGACAACGTGTGGCCGGCGCTGCGGCCCATGTTGAACTGA
- a CDS encoding DUF2848 domain-containing protein, with amino-acid sequence MKAVFKIDDANPRQVEVDFNTVIVAGWAGRDMAAIEHHIEELAAIGVPRPSSVPLYYRIAENQLTQSANVQALGEESSGEVETFVFAVDGEMYVSIASDHTDRKLETVSVAMSKQVCVKPVATEAWRLADVADHWDELVIRSYIVENGEKVLYQEGPLSTLRTPQDLIAGYTGGAAVLPQGAGMTCGTVGAIGGIRAAADFTMELHDPRLQRTLRHRYHVESLPVVA; translated from the coding sequence ATGAAAGCCGTATTCAAGATCGACGACGCCAATCCCCGTCAGGTGGAAGTGGATTTCAACACCGTGATCGTGGCGGGCTGGGCCGGCCGCGACATGGCCGCCATCGAGCACCACATCGAGGAATTGGCCGCCATCGGCGTGCCGCGTCCGAGCAGCGTGCCGCTGTACTACCGCATCGCGGAGAACCAGTTGACCCAGTCCGCCAACGTGCAGGCGCTGGGCGAGGAATCGTCGGGCGAAGTCGAGACGTTCGTCTTTGCCGTGGACGGCGAGATGTACGTCAGCATCGCTTCCGACCACACCGACCGCAAGCTGGAAACGGTCAGCGTGGCCATGTCCAAGCAGGTCTGCGTCAAGCCCGTGGCCACCGAGGCCTGGCGCCTTGCCGACGTGGCGGACCACTGGGACGAGCTGGTCATCCGCTCCTACATCGTCGAGAACGGCGAAAAGGTGCTGTACCAGGAAGGTCCGCTGTCCACGCTGCGCACGCCGCAGGACCTGATCGCGGGCTACACCGGCGGCGCTGCCGTGCTGCCGCAAGGCGCGGGCATGACCTGCGGCACCGTGGGCGCCATCGGCGGCATCCGCGCGGCGGCGGATTTCACGATGGAACTGCACGATCCGCGCCTGCAGCGCACGTTGCGCCACCGCTATCATGTCGAATCGCTTCCCGTGGTGGCCTGA
- the fabV gene encoding enoyl-ACP reductase FabV, translated as MIIKPRVRGFICVTTHPVGCEANVKNQIDYVKAQGAVPGGPKRVLVLGASTGYGLAARITAAFGCGAQTLGVFYERPGEASKAGTPGWYNSAAFHKFAEAEGLTAQSINGDAFSDEIKQKTIAAIKAGMGQVDQVIYSLAAPRRTHPKTGQVHNSTLKPIGKSVTLRGLDTDKELIKDGVLEPASQAEIDATVAVMGGEDWQMWIDALQAAGVLAEGATTTAFTYLGEKITHDIYWNGSIGAAKKDLDQKVLDIRAKLAAHGGDARVSVLKAVVTQASSAIPMMPLYLSLLFKVMKEDGTHEGCIEQVYGLYRDSLCGPSPIMDEEGRLRADRKELAPHVQAQVQALWNQVDTGSLYTLTDFAGYKREFLRLFGFEFDGVDYDADVDPVVEMRGLI; from the coding sequence ATGATCATCAAGCCCCGCGTGCGCGGTTTCATCTGCGTCACCACCCATCCCGTCGGCTGCGAGGCCAACGTCAAGAACCAGATCGACTACGTGAAGGCGCAGGGAGCGGTGCCCGGGGGGCCCAAGCGCGTGCTGGTGCTGGGTGCATCGACCGGTTACGGACTGGCCGCGCGCATCACCGCGGCATTCGGCTGTGGCGCGCAGACGCTGGGCGTCTTCTACGAACGCCCGGGCGAAGCCAGCAAGGCGGGCACGCCGGGCTGGTACAACAGCGCCGCCTTCCACAAGTTCGCCGAGGCCGAAGGCCTGACCGCGCAAAGCATCAATGGCGATGCGTTCTCCGACGAGATCAAGCAAAAGACCATCGCCGCCATCAAGGCGGGCATGGGTCAGGTCGACCAGGTCATCTACAGCCTGGCCGCCCCGCGCCGCACGCATCCGAAGACCGGGCAGGTCCACAACTCCACCCTCAAGCCCATCGGCAAGTCCGTGACCCTGCGCGGCCTGGACACCGACAAGGAGCTCATCAAGGACGGCGTGCTGGAACCGGCCTCGCAAGCCGAGATCGACGCCACCGTCGCCGTGATGGGCGGCGAGGACTGGCAGATGTGGATCGATGCGCTGCAGGCGGCCGGCGTGCTGGCTGAAGGCGCCACCACCACCGCCTTTACGTATCTGGGCGAAAAGATCACGCACGACATCTACTGGAACGGCTCGATCGGCGCCGCCAAGAAAGACCTGGACCAGAAGGTGCTGGACATCCGCGCAAAGCTTGCGGCCCATGGCGGGGACGCGCGCGTGTCGGTGCTCAAGGCCGTCGTGACGCAGGCCAGCTCGGCCATTCCGATGATGCCGCTGTACCTGTCGCTGCTCTTCAAAGTCATGAAGGAAGACGGCACCCATGAAGGCTGCATCGAGCAGGTGTATGGCCTCTACCGCGACAGCCTCTGCGGCCCCTCGCCCATCATGGATGAGGAAGGACGCCTGCGCGCCGACCGCAAGGAACTGGCCCCGCACGTACAGGCGCAAGTACAGGCCCTATGGAACCAGGTCGACACCGGCAGCCTTTATACGCTGACCGATTTTGCGGGCTACAAGCGCGAATTCCTGCGCCTCTTCGGCTTTGAATTCGACGGCGTGGATTATGACGCCGACGTCGATCCCGTCGTGGAAATGCGTGGACTGATCTGA
- a CDS encoding ABC transporter ATP-binding protein — MDSNNSIVVKGLGKRVADAGGTLSILEGIDFTVAAGSAVAITGSSGSGKSTLLGLLAGLDVPSMGSVHLAGQDLFALDEDGRARLRANHVGFVFQSFQLLPNLTALENVMLPLELAGQAAREAAQAMLERVGLGARLHHYPRTLSGGEQQRVSLARAFVVQPDLLFADEPTGSLDAATGVTVIDLMFDLHREHGTTLVLVTHDAQLAARCGRQLVLAAGRMVQGA, encoded by the coding sequence ATGGATAGCAATAACTCGATCGTGGTGAAAGGGCTGGGCAAGCGGGTGGCCGATGCCGGCGGGACGCTCTCTATCCTGGAAGGCATTGATTTTACGGTCGCCGCGGGCAGCGCCGTGGCCATCACGGGCAGCTCCGGCTCGGGCAAGTCCACCTTGCTGGGACTCCTGGCCGGCCTGGATGTTCCCAGCATGGGCAGCGTACACCTGGCGGGGCAGGACCTGTTCGCGCTCGACGAGGACGGCCGTGCGCGCCTGCGGGCCAATCATGTCGGTTTCGTGTTCCAGTCGTTCCAGCTCCTGCCCAACCTGACGGCGCTGGAAAACGTGATGCTGCCGCTGGAGTTGGCCGGCCAGGCGGCGCGCGAGGCCGCGCAGGCCATGCTTGAGCGGGTCGGGCTGGGTGCGCGCCTGCACCACTATCCGCGCACCCTGTCGGGCGGCGAGCAGCAGCGCGTGTCGCTGGCCCGGGCCTTCGTGGTGCAGCCCGATCTGCTGTTTGCGGACGAGCCCACCGGCAGCCTGGACGCCGCCACGGGCGTGACGGTCATCGACCTGATGTTCGACCTGCACCGCGAACACGGCACGACGCTGGTGCTGGTGACCCACGATGCCCAACTGGCCGCGCGCTGCGGGCGGCAACTCGTGCTGGCCGCGGGCCGCATGGTCCAGGGCGCCTGA
- a CDS encoding LysR family transcriptional regulator, giving the protein MIELRNVETFFWVATLGSFRAASDKLNTTQPAVSQRIASLEADLGVKLFDRDARGVKLTAKGHELLSHAERMLQVRRDMFEAAREQNVMSGTVRIGVAETIVQTWLPALIELIHATYPALVLEIEVDTTHVLRSHLMSRQIDLAFLMGPVLEARVENLPLCTYPLAWVASPLLDLGPEPLTLATIGKLPIITYPSNSSPYRVVRDMLTRAGIASPRMYGSASMSMVVRMTQDAIGTSVIAPVFLGKELARGELRILQVQADPLPELSFTATWVQGPDSHAVRIIAQMAQKVAAQA; this is encoded by the coding sequence ATGATAGAACTACGAAACGTCGAAACTTTTTTCTGGGTCGCCACGCTGGGCAGCTTTCGCGCCGCGTCGGACAAGCTCAACACCACGCAGCCCGCGGTCTCGCAGCGCATCGCCTCGCTCGAGGCGGACCTGGGCGTCAAGCTGTTCGACCGCGATGCGCGCGGCGTCAAGCTGACGGCCAAGGGGCATGAACTGCTGTCGCACGCGGAGCGCATGCTGCAGGTGCGGCGCGACATGTTCGAGGCCGCGCGCGAGCAGAACGTCATGTCCGGCACGGTGCGCATCGGCGTGGCCGAGACCATCGTGCAGACCTGGCTGCCGGCCCTCATCGAACTGATCCATGCGACGTATCCGGCGCTGGTGCTCGAGATCGAGGTGGACACCACGCATGTGCTGCGCTCGCACCTGATGTCGCGCCAGATCGACCTGGCGTTCCTGATGGGGCCGGTGCTGGAGGCCCGGGTCGAGAACCTGCCGCTGTGCACCTATCCGCTGGCGTGGGTGGCGAGCCCGTTGCTGGACCTGGGGCCGGAGCCCCTGACGCTGGCGACGATCGGCAAGCTGCCGATCATCACGTATCCGTCCAACAGTTCGCCGTACCGCGTGGTGCGCGACATGCTCACGCGGGCGGGGATCGCGTCGCCGCGCATGTATGGCAGCGCGTCGATGTCCATGGTGGTGCGGATGACGCAGGATGCAATCGGCACCAGCGTGATCGCGCCCGTGTTCCTGGGCAAGGAACTGGCCCGCGGCGAACTGCGGATCCTGCAGGTGCAGGCCGATCCGCTGCCCGAGCTGAGCTTTACCGCCACCTGGGTGCAGGGGCCAGACAGCCACGCCGTGCGCATCATCGCGCAGATGGCGCAGAAGGTCGCGGCGCAGGCCTGA
- a CDS encoding TRAP transporter substrate-binding protein, translated as MKKSLAFAAVAASLLAGAVQAQDLPKTNLKVVGGLSNLTAYNDYEKPFWTKTIPELSKGQVTAEIKGFNEMGLKGPELLRLMSQGVIEFGTATLSYFASDNPINEAIDLAGLAPDVKTARAVTDAFEPVYAKLYGEGNNVKLLGISTYPAQVLFCNAEIKGLADIKGKKVRTSSRTTAEFVEALGGSSVTMAFGEVVPALQNKVVDCAITGSLSGYSAKWYEVSTHLVALPINWNQQIHAVNQKAWDKLDPKVRTFLQTNITMLVDNIWDAAARQTQEGYDCNTGAAACPFPVKGKMVLVQPSDADRALLKKVAQEAVLPKWAARCSAQCVKDWNATVGKTLNLTASK; from the coding sequence ATGAAGAAGTCTCTTGCTTTCGCCGCCGTCGCCGCCAGCCTGTTGGCCGGCGCCGTCCAGGCCCAGGACCTGCCCAAGACCAATCTGAAGGTCGTGGGCGGCCTGTCCAACCTGACCGCTTACAACGACTACGAGAAGCCGTTCTGGACCAAGACGATTCCCGAGCTGTCCAAGGGACAAGTCACGGCGGAAATCAAGGGCTTCAACGAAATGGGCCTGAAGGGGCCTGAGCTGCTGCGCCTGATGTCGCAGGGCGTGATCGAATTCGGCACCGCCACGCTGTCGTACTTCGCCAGCGACAATCCCATCAACGAAGCCATCGACCTGGCCGGCCTGGCGCCGGACGTCAAGACCGCGCGCGCCGTGACCGACGCATTCGAGCCCGTCTACGCCAAGCTCTACGGCGAAGGCAACAACGTCAAGCTGCTGGGCATTTCCACCTATCCGGCGCAGGTGCTGTTCTGCAATGCCGAGATCAAGGGCCTGGCCGACATCAAGGGCAAGAAGGTCCGCACCAGCAGCCGCACCACGGCCGAGTTCGTCGAGGCGCTGGGCGGTTCCAGCGTGACGATGGCCTTCGGCGAAGTGGTCCCCGCGTTGCAGAACAAGGTCGTGGACTGCGCCATCACGGGTTCGCTGTCCGGCTATTCGGCCAAGTGGTATGAAGTGTCGACCCACCTGGTCGCGCTGCCGATCAACTGGAACCAGCAGATCCATGCCGTCAACCAGAAGGCCTGGGACAAGCTGGATCCGAAGGTGCGCACGTTCCTGCAGACCAACATCACCATGCTGGTCGACAACATCTGGGACGCCGCCGCCCGCCAGACGCAGGAAGGCTATGACTGCAACACCGGCGCTGCCGCATGCCCGTTCCCCGTCAAGGGCAAGATGGTTCTGGTGCAACCCTCCGATGCCGACCGCGCCCTGCTGAAGAAGGTGGCGCAAGAGGCCGTGCTGCCCAAGTGGGCCGCCCGTTGCTCGGCGCAGTGCGTGAAGGACTGGAACGCCACCGTCGGCAAGACCCTGAACCTGACCGCCAGCAAGTAA
- a CDS encoding amidase gives MVSTLNDLTTALREGRSTSVALTEAALARAQDPAGEGARAFTKLYAESALAQARASDTLRAAGIVRSAIDGLPISIKDLFDIEGETTMAGSVAREGEPAAEANAEVVQRLIAAGAVIIGRTNMTEFAYSGLGINPHYGTPLNPYDRATGRIPGGSSSGAAVSVADGMAVAGIGSDTGGSVRIPAALCGLTGFKPSAWRVSMQGVLPLSANLDSIGPIAASVRCCAELDAILSGDAGPLPQALPVRGLRLAIPTTLALDAMDKHVSDSFAAAVQRLEAAGALIDRIEIPEFAELASINSKGGFTAAEAWAWHRDLIARAGKRYDPRVVSRIMRGQDMSAADYLDLLDAREAWVAAVDHRIAGYDALIMPTTPIVAPPVADLQAADEAYYAANGLILRNPTLINFLDGCALSLPCHAAGTAPVGLMIAGSNGADRRILGIGLSVEDLFAGR, from the coding sequence ATGGTTTCGACCCTGAATGATCTGACCACGGCCCTGCGCGAGGGCCGCAGCACCTCCGTTGCGCTGACCGAAGCCGCGCTGGCGCGGGCCCAGGATCCGGCGGGCGAGGGCGCCCGCGCGTTCACCAAGCTGTATGCCGAATCGGCGCTGGCCCAGGCGCGCGCGTCCGACACGCTGCGCGCGGCAGGGATCGTGCGATCCGCGATCGACGGCCTGCCCATCAGCATCAAGGACCTGTTCGACATCGAGGGCGAAACCACGATGGCCGGTTCGGTGGCCCGCGAGGGCGAGCCCGCGGCCGAGGCGAATGCCGAAGTCGTGCAGCGCCTGATCGCCGCCGGCGCCGTCATCATCGGCCGCACCAACATGACCGAATTCGCGTATTCGGGCCTGGGCATCAATCCGCACTACGGCACGCCGCTCAACCCCTACGACCGCGCCACCGGCCGCATTCCCGGCGGATCGTCCTCCGGCGCCGCCGTTTCGGTCGCGGATGGCATGGCTGTCGCGGGCATCGGCTCGGACACGGGCGGCTCCGTGCGCATCCCGGCCGCCCTGTGCGGCCTGACGGGCTTCAAGCCCAGCGCCTGGCGCGTGTCCATGCAGGGCGTGCTGCCGCTGTCGGCCAACCTGGACTCCATCGGCCCCATCGCCGCCAGCGTGCGCTGCTGCGCCGAGCTGGACGCCATCCTGTCGGGTGACGCGGGGCCGCTGCCGCAGGCATTGCCCGTGCGCGGCCTGCGCCTGGCCATTCCGACCACGCTGGCGCTGGACGCCATGGACAAGCACGTGTCGGACAGCTTTGCGGCGGCCGTGCAGCGCCTGGAAGCGGCCGGCGCGCTGATCGACCGGATCGAGATTCCCGAGTTCGCCGAACTGGCGTCCATCAACAGCAAGGGCGGCTTCACCGCCGCGGAAGCCTGGGCCTGGCACCGCGACCTGATCGCGCGCGCGGGCAAGCGCTACGACCCGCGCGTGGTGTCGCGCATCATGCGCGGCCAGGACATGTCGGCGGCGGATTACCTGGATCTGCTGGATGCGCGCGAAGCCTGGGTCGCCGCCGTGGATCACCGCATCGCGGGCTATGACGCGCTCATCATGCCCACCACGCCCATCGTGGCGCCGCCGGTGGCGGACCTGCAGGCCGCCGACGAGGCCTACTACGCCGCCAACGGCCTGATCCTGCGCAATCCGACGCTCATCAACTTCCTGGACGGCTGCG
- a CDS encoding TRAP transporter large permease, whose product MIATALTLLLVLIGLSIPVGAALGVLGLILDPMFSMLPLTRAIGEISWSSNNEFLLVAIPLFIMLGEVLLRAGFAERMYGAMSLWLSWLPGGLMHANIGASTLFSATSGSSVATAATVGTVAIPQIRKYGYNEPLFLGSLAAGGTLGILIPPSINLVIYGVLTNSSVPKLYLAGIIPGFAMAMLFMLTVVVACVAKPSWGGKKISATWGQRLASIVHLAPPMGIFFLVVGSIYAGLATPTEAAALGVLGAFILAAWFRRLSWSMLREVMEGTMRSTAMIMLIVIAASFLNFIMSATGLTDALTKSITGLGLSPGWMLLIVVIFYLVLGCFMETLSMMITTIPIVAPIMIALGYDPIWLGIVIIILVEAALITPPVGLNLFVVQSLRKSGSMSAVIVGSLPFVAAMFVMLALLAFWPDIALWLPRVFG is encoded by the coding sequence ATGATTGCCACCGCGTTGACACTATTGCTGGTGCTCATCGGCCTGTCCATCCCCGTGGGCGCCGCGCTGGGCGTGCTGGGCCTGATCCTGGACCCGATGTTCTCGATGCTGCCGCTGACGCGCGCCATCGGCGAGATTTCCTGGAGCTCGAACAACGAGTTCCTGCTGGTCGCGATTCCGCTCTTCATCATGCTGGGCGAGGTCTTGCTGCGCGCCGGCTTTGCCGAGCGCATGTACGGCGCCATGAGCCTGTGGCTGTCGTGGCTGCCGGGCGGGCTGATGCATGCCAATATCGGCGCGTCGACCCTGTTTTCGGCGACCTCCGGCTCCAGCGTGGCCACCGCGGCCACCGTGGGCACCGTCGCCATTCCGCAGATCCGCAAGTACGGCTACAACGAACCGCTGTTCCTGGGCAGTCTTGCCGCGGGCGGCACGCTGGGCATTCTTATCCCGCCTTCCATCAACCTGGTCATCTATGGCGTGCTGACGAACTCGTCGGTGCCCAAGCTGTACCTGGCCGGCATCATTCCCGGCTTCGCGATGGCGATGCTGTTCATGCTGACGGTGGTCGTCGCCTGCGTCGCCAAGCCGTCGTGGGGCGGCAAGAAGATCAGCGCGACGTGGGGCCAGCGCCTGGCCAGCATCGTGCACCTGGCGCCGCCCATGGGGATCTTCTTCCTGGTGGTGGGCTCCATCTATGCGGGCCTGGCGACGCCGACCGAGGCCGCGGCGCTGGGCGTGCTGGGCGCCTTCATCCTGGCGGCGTGGTTCCGCCGCCTGAGCTGGTCGATGCTGCGCGAGGTAATGGAGGGCACGATGCGCTCCACGGCGATGATCATGCTGATCGTCATCGCGGCGAGCTTCCTGAACTTCATCATGTCGGCCACGGGCTTGACGGATGCATTGACCAAGTCCATCACCGGGCTTGGCTTGTCGCCCGGCTGGATGTTGCTGATCGTGGTGATTTTCTATCTGGTGCTCGGCTGCTTCATGGAAACCCTGTCCATGATGATCACGACGATTCCCATCGTCGCGCCCATCATGATCGCGCTGGGCTACGACCCCATCTGGCTCGGCATCGTGATCATCATCCTGGTCGAGGCCGCCCTGATCACGCCGCCCGTCGGATTGAACCTGTTCGTCGTGCAGAGCCTGCGCAAGAGCGGTTCCATGAGCGCGGTCATCGTCGGCAGCCTGCCGTTCGTCGCAGCCATGTTCGTGATGCTGGCGCTGCTGGCGTTCTGGCCCGACATCGCGCTGTGGCTGCCGCGCGTCTTTGGCTGA